From Planococcus halocryophilus, the proteins below share one genomic window:
- the bshA gene encoding N-acetyl-alpha-D-glucosaminyl L-malate synthase BshA, translating into MRKMKIGITCYPTVGGSGVIATELGKMLAEKGHEVHFITSSTPFRLNKTYPNIFNHQVDINTYSVFQYAPYDIALATKISEVIKNEGLDLLHVHYAIPHAVCAILGRDMAGSNIGIVTTLHGTDITVLGSDSSLKEAIRYGIEKSDIVTAVSNSLRDQTYELIQPDKTIETVYNFVDEREYHPKSETKLKEQLGIDAAEKVMIHVSNFRNVKRVQDVIKTFSLAHQQISCKLLLVGDGPEMGRIIQQVRDLEIEEHVLFLGKRDDLAEFYSISDIKLLLSEKEAFGLVLLEAMACGVPVIGTNIGGMPEIINPGVNGFLVELGDTEQAARYVVDMLSDEVQLQNLRQGALDTVSEHFHSSKILEQYEGLYEQLMPKDEEQ; encoded by the coding sequence GTGCGAAAAATGAAAATCGGCATCACTTGCTATCCAACTGTTGGAGGATCTGGTGTTATTGCCACTGAACTAGGAAAAATGTTGGCGGAAAAAGGACACGAAGTTCATTTTATTACGTCTAGCACTCCTTTCCGTTTGAATAAAACGTATCCAAATATCTTTAATCATCAAGTTGACATCAATACGTATTCCGTCTTTCAATATGCCCCTTACGATATTGCGTTAGCCACAAAAATTTCTGAAGTGATCAAAAATGAAGGGCTGGATCTTCTCCATGTCCATTACGCCATTCCTCATGCTGTATGCGCTATTCTTGGGCGCGATATGGCCGGCTCAAACATTGGCATCGTAACAACACTACACGGCACAGATATTACGGTATTAGGATCGGATTCTTCTTTGAAAGAAGCGATTCGCTACGGTATTGAAAAATCTGATATCGTCACGGCTGTTTCTAATTCACTTAGAGACCAAACTTATGAGCTGATCCAACCGGACAAAACGATTGAGACGGTTTATAATTTTGTCGATGAAAGAGAGTATCACCCTAAAAGTGAAACAAAACTAAAGGAACAACTCGGCATCGATGCTGCTGAGAAAGTGATGATTCACGTTTCAAACTTCCGTAACGTTAAACGCGTTCAAGATGTTATCAAAACTTTTTCACTGGCTCATCAACAAATAAGCTGCAAATTATTACTAGTAGGCGATGGACCTGAAATGGGACGAATCATTCAACAAGTGCGGGATTTAGAAATAGAAGAACATGTATTGTTTCTAGGAAAACGAGACGATCTTGCAGAATTTTATAGCATTAGTGACATTAAACTTTTGCTTTCTGAAAAAGAAGCATTTGGTTTGGTGCTGCTAGAAGCAATGGCGTGTGGAGTTCCGGTCATTGGGACAAACATCGGTGGTATGCCTGAAATTATTAATCCGGGAGTCAATGGGTTTTTGGTCGAACTTGGAGACACAGAGCAGGCGGCTCGATATGTAGTTGACATGTTGAGTGATGAGGTACAATTGCAAAATTTACGTCAAGGCGCATTGGACACGGTGTCCGAGCATTTTCATTCTTCAAAAATCCTAGAGCAATATGAAGGTTTATACGAACAGCTGATGCCAAAGGATGAAGAACAATGA
- the panC gene encoding pantoate--beta-alanine ligase has protein sequence MLILQTVNELKEWVRDTKKAGKTIGLVPTMGFLHEGHLSLVKKAKAENDKVVMSIFVNPAQFGPNEDFDRYPRDLKRDQELADVAGTDVIFAPSVEEMYPRESQIQLSAGAQADVLCGAKRPGHFDGVLKVVTKLFHLVEADLAYFGQKDAQQLAIIESLVADYNFPMAIRRGETVREDDGLAKSSRNVYLSDAERNEAPHLRKALEMGKELVLQGQDPIEPMTVYLTENTSGIIDYIELLDYPTLTTTIQQDAILALAVKFEKARLIDNIIFNQKGN, from the coding sequence ATGTTGATTTTACAGACGGTAAACGAATTGAAAGAATGGGTTCGTGATACCAAAAAAGCTGGCAAAACAATTGGTCTTGTGCCAACGATGGGTTTTCTGCACGAAGGCCATCTTTCGCTAGTCAAAAAAGCAAAAGCGGAAAACGACAAAGTGGTCATGAGTATTTTTGTTAATCCCGCTCAATTTGGACCTAACGAAGATTTTGATCGGTACCCAAGAGACTTAAAACGAGACCAAGAGCTTGCCGATGTGGCAGGAACTGACGTTATTTTTGCGCCAAGCGTTGAAGAAATGTATCCGCGCGAAAGCCAAATTCAACTATCTGCAGGCGCTCAAGCTGATGTGCTTTGCGGCGCGAAAAGGCCAGGTCATTTTGATGGTGTATTAAAAGTAGTCACCAAGCTGTTTCATTTGGTTGAGGCGGATTTGGCTTATTTTGGCCAGAAAGATGCGCAACAATTAGCGATTATTGAATCGTTAGTGGCAGATTATAATTTCCCAATGGCCATAAGAAGAGGTGAAACGGTCCGTGAAGATGACGGGCTTGCGAAAAGCTCTCGTAATGTTTACTTAAGTGATGCGGAGAGGAACGAAGCACCTCATTTAAGAAAAGCATTGGAAATGGGGAAAGAGTTGGTTTTGCAAGGTCAAGATCCGATTGAGCCAATGACTGTCTATTTAACTGAAAATACATCTGGAATCATCGATTATATTGAATTACTCGATTATCCAACGTTAACAACTACTATTCAACAAGATGCCATTTTGGCATTAGCCGTAAAGTTTGAAAAAGCACGTTTAATCGACAATATTATTTTCAACCAAAAGGGGAACTGA
- the dapB gene encoding 4-hydroxy-tetrahydrodipicolinate reductase codes for MTIRVAIAGARGKMGKEAVHTVMNHAEMELVSVLDYKKVGDTIADTKLFPSNFTAPIYIDLEQLNAETKPDVLVDLTTPEFVYEHTKQALELNIRPVVGTTGFSDEQLEELKALSKESKIGCIIAPNFAIGAVLMMKFAEQAAKYLPDIEIIEMHHDQKLDAPSGTAMKTAHLISQQRPIHEQGHVREKEILEGARGANYDGMRIHSVRLPGLVAHQQVLLGGEGQMLTLRHDSFNRGSFMSGVILSIQTVMEKEELIYGLEHIID; via the coding sequence ATGACAATTCGCGTAGCAATTGCAGGGGCAAGAGGAAAAATGGGTAAAGAAGCAGTACATACAGTTATGAATCATGCCGAAATGGAACTTGTTTCTGTTTTAGATTATAAAAAAGTCGGCGACACAATAGCTGACACAAAATTATTTCCTTCTAATTTCACTGCTCCTATTTATATCGATCTTGAACAGCTCAACGCTGAAACCAAGCCGGATGTACTTGTCGATTTGACTACGCCAGAATTTGTTTACGAACATACAAAACAGGCATTGGAATTGAATATACGACCTGTTGTTGGCACGACAGGTTTTTCGGATGAGCAACTAGAGGAATTAAAGGCGCTTTCAAAAGAATCAAAAATTGGTTGCATTATTGCACCGAACTTTGCAATTGGGGCGGTATTAATGATGAAGTTTGCAGAACAAGCAGCTAAATATTTACCGGATATTGAGATTATTGAAATGCATCATGATCAAAAACTTGATGCTCCTTCTGGAACAGCGATGAAAACTGCACATTTGATTTCACAGCAACGTCCTATTCATGAGCAAGGGCATGTCCGCGAAAAAGAAATTCTCGAAGGTGCACGTGGTGCAAATTACGATGGTATGCGCATCCATAGTGTTCGTTTGCCTGGATTGGTAGCTCACCAACAAGTATTACTTGGCGGGGAAGGTCAAATGCTAACGCTTCGACATGATTCATTTAATCGAGGCTCATTTATGTCTGGTGTGATTTTATCTATTCAAACCGTGATGGAAAAAGAAGAATTGATTTATGGTTTAGAACACATAATCGACTAA
- a CDS encoding biotin--[acetyl-CoA-carboxylase] ligase, with amino-acid sequence MNITVTLKIAKRLMESNGEAVSGQQLADEFGISRTAIWKHIKELEEKGYDIESVKRKGYRIVTAPDTLEPLGIQTGLKTKRIGQEIEYVESCASTQIIAHQLAQEGAQDGTVVLTETQTAGRGRMARKWDSAAKKGVWMSIILRPAVAPQKAPQFTLVTAVAIVRAIEEVTKLQPKIKWPNDILLNGKKCTGILTELQSDADGIQALIIGIGLNVNQEKEDFDREVQDIATSLKMASGETVNRQKLVQSVLFYMELYTQMYIDEGFGMLKILWESYSTTIGQPVRARMTNQTLEGIAEGITEEGVLQLRTSDGKLHGIYSADIEMADS; translated from the coding sequence ATGAATATCACAGTCACACTTAAGATAGCAAAACGATTAATGGAATCGAATGGTGAAGCTGTATCAGGTCAGCAGTTAGCAGATGAATTTGGCATTTCTAGAACAGCTATCTGGAAGCACATAAAAGAGCTTGAAGAAAAAGGCTATGATATTGAATCGGTCAAAAGAAAAGGCTATCGCATTGTCACTGCACCAGACACATTAGAGCCTTTAGGTATTCAAACAGGATTGAAAACAAAACGAATCGGCCAAGAAATCGAATATGTCGAAAGTTGTGCATCCACTCAAATTATTGCTCATCAATTAGCTCAAGAAGGAGCTCAAGATGGCACTGTCGTACTTACAGAAACTCAGACGGCTGGACGTGGCAGAATGGCTCGGAAATGGGATTCTGCTGCTAAAAAAGGCGTATGGATGAGTATTATCCTACGACCAGCTGTGGCACCACAAAAAGCACCTCAATTTACATTAGTAACTGCTGTAGCGATTGTTCGCGCAATCGAAGAAGTCACTAAATTGCAACCGAAAATTAAATGGCCGAATGATATTTTGCTTAATGGCAAAAAATGTACAGGCATTTTAACTGAGCTTCAATCCGACGCAGATGGTATACAAGCACTGATTATTGGAATCGGACTAAACGTCAATCAGGAAAAAGAAGATTTTGACCGTGAAGTACAAGATATCGCGACTTCATTGAAAATGGCGAGTGGAGAAACCGTTAATCGTCAAAAATTAGTGCAGTCTGTGTTGTTTTACATGGAGCTTTATACGCAAATGTATATTGATGAAGGATTTGGCATGCTGAAAATTTTGTGGGAAAGTTATTCGACAACAATTGGACAACCTGTCAGAGCTCGTATGACCAATCAAACACTTGAAGGCATTGCCGAAGGAATTACCGAGGAAGGAGTTCTTCAATTACGAACGTCCGATGGGAAACTTCACGGCATTTATTCAGCTGATATTGAAATGGCTGATTCATAA
- a CDS encoding YitT family protein — MKELKIKNILFILLGAAIYSFGFVHFNIQNELGEGGFAGITLILYFIFNWDPALMNLLLNIPLFFIGWKLLGRKVFLYTIIGTVAVSAFLKVFLVYEIQINLQDDLFLAALFAGVFIGIGLGIIFRFGGTTGGVDIIARLAQKYIGWSMGKTMFLFDAAVIMLSWLTFLDHRSMMYTLVAVFVGARVIDFVQEGAYSGRGALIISNSQEEIASRIAIEMDRGITILRGYGHFTKEEREVLYCVIARNEIVRLKSIINSVDPHAFVSLMDVHDVMGEGFTLDEEKRPIG, encoded by the coding sequence TTGAAAGAGTTAAAAATTAAAAACATCTTATTTATCCTTCTCGGTGCTGCCATTTACAGTTTTGGATTTGTTCATTTTAATATCCAAAACGAATTGGGAGAAGGCGGTTTCGCTGGTATTACATTGATTTTGTACTTTATCTTTAATTGGGACCCCGCATTGATGAACTTGTTATTAAATATCCCATTATTTTTTATAGGATGGAAACTTCTTGGTAGAAAAGTTTTTCTTTACACTATTATCGGGACTGTAGCAGTTTCTGCTTTTTTGAAAGTTTTTCTGGTTTACGAAATTCAAATCAATTTACAAGATGACTTATTTTTAGCCGCCTTGTTTGCCGGTGTCTTTATTGGGATTGGACTTGGAATCATATTCCGATTTGGAGGTACTACAGGAGGCGTCGATATTATTGCGCGCTTGGCACAAAAATACATAGGTTGGAGCATGGGGAAAACAATGTTTCTTTTTGACGCAGCTGTCATCATGCTATCTTGGTTAACATTCCTTGACCACCGCTCAATGATGTATACACTTGTAGCAGTGTTTGTTGGTGCGCGTGTTATTGATTTTGTGCAAGAAGGTGCTTATTCTGGCCGTGGCGCATTGATCATTTCAAATTCCCAAGAAGAAATCGCCAGCCGTATTGCCATCGAAATGGATCGTGGCATCACGATTCTTCGTGGCTACGGTCATTTCACAAAAGAAGAACGGGAAGTTTTGTATTGCGTTATTGCACGAAATGAAATTGTTCGACTAAAAAGCATAATTAACTCTGTTGATCCTCATGCCTTCGTTTCCTTAATGGACGTTCATGATGTGATGGGCGAAGGGTTTACACTAGATGAAGAAAAACGTCCGATAGGTTAA
- a CDS encoding CCA tRNA nucleotidyltransferase — translation MNTAIKVIHTLKAAGFEAYIVGGAVRDLLLGKTPHDVDVASSALPQQVKVLFDRTVDTGIDHGTVLVLLDGEGIEVTTFRTESSYSDNRRPDSVEFVLSLEEDLRRRDFTINAMAMTEDLKIIDPFGGKEDLKNKVIRAVGDPDERFEEDALRMLRAIRFSGQLDFIIDMKTLLSIRRHARLIRFIAVERLKSEIDKIFVNPSMQKSMAYLKDSVLTRFLPVGGLFEVDWITYHTDGNPTYGWLYLLHQQKRQFTDIKDYRFSNEEKRLIEKSLELTALNTWDQWTFYKYTLKQLEMASRVTGKKKDLAAIKRQLPIQSRSELAVDGWDLIEWSGAKSGPWLKVWIEKIERLIVYGILKNDKELIKDWFEDEYHSHT, via the coding sequence ATGAATACGGCCATTAAAGTCATCCACACATTAAAAGCAGCGGGTTTCGAGGCATATATAGTTGGTGGAGCGGTACGTGATTTATTGTTAGGGAAAACGCCGCATGATGTGGATGTGGCTTCATCGGCTTTGCCACAGCAAGTAAAAGTATTATTTGATCGTACTGTCGACACGGGCATTGACCATGGAACAGTTTTAGTATTACTAGACGGAGAAGGTATTGAAGTGACGACGTTTCGTACAGAGAGTAGCTATTCCGATAATCGTAGACCGGATTCAGTCGAGTTTGTTCTTTCGCTTGAAGAAGATTTGCGTCGTCGTGACTTTACGATCAATGCAATGGCGATGACTGAAGATCTCAAAATTATTGATCCATTTGGTGGAAAAGAAGATTTGAAAAATAAAGTGATCCGTGCAGTTGGGGATCCGGATGAACGTTTTGAAGAAGATGCGTTACGAATGTTGCGCGCAATTCGGTTTTCAGGACAGCTAGATTTTATTATCGATATGAAAACACTGCTTTCTATACGACGACATGCACGGTTAATTAGATTTATTGCTGTGGAACGGCTAAAGTCAGAGATTGACAAAATTTTTGTCAATCCAAGCATGCAAAAAAGCATGGCTTACTTGAAAGATTCCGTTTTAACGCGATTTTTGCCGGTTGGTGGTTTATTCGAAGTGGACTGGATAACGTATCATACAGACGGAAACCCTACTTATGGTTGGTTATATTTATTGCATCAGCAAAAACGTCAGTTTACGGATATAAAAGATTATCGTTTTTCTAATGAAGAAAAACGACTCATAGAAAAAAGTTTAGAACTAACCGCGTTAAACACGTGGGATCAATGGACATTTTACAAATACACACTGAAACAATTGGAAATGGCTTCACGCGTAACAGGAAAAAAGAAAGATTTAGCTGCTATAAAGCGACAATTGCCGATTCAATCAAGATCTGAACTTGCGGTCGATGGCTGGGATTTAATCGAGTGGAGTGGGGCGAAATCCGGACCATGGTTAAAAGTATGGATTGAGAAAATTGAAAGACTTATTGTATATGGGATATTAAAAAACGACAAAGAATTGATAAAGGACTGGTTTGAAGATGAATATCACAGTCACACTTAA
- a CDS encoding methylglyoxal synthase, producing the protein MNIALIAHDRKKDDLIQFALAYEPILAEHGLYATGTTGQRIIDETNLSVTRFRSGPLGGDQQIGAMIAQDEMDMIIFFRDPLTAQPHEPDVTALIRLCDVYGIPLATNMGTAEVLLKGLKEGFIDWRLLGERRG; encoded by the coding sequence ATGAATATAGCTTTGATTGCCCATGACCGTAAAAAAGATGACCTGATTCAATTTGCATTAGCTTACGAGCCAATTTTAGCTGAACATGGACTTTATGCAACAGGAACGACTGGTCAAAGAATCATTGACGAAACCAATTTATCAGTAACCCGCTTTCGCTCTGGCCCACTTGGTGGAGATCAGCAAATCGGTGCAATGATTGCACAAGATGAAATGGATATGATTATTTTTTTCCGTGATCCATTGACTGCACAACCGCATGAACCTGATGTCACAGCGTTAATCCGCCTGTGTGACGTCTATGGCATACCTTTAGCCACGAACATGGGAACAGCTGAAGTTCTTCTTAAAGGGTTAAAAGAAGGCTTTATAGACTGGCGTCTGCTTGGAGAAAGAAGAGGATAG
- a CDS encoding nucleotide pyrophosphohydrolase, whose amino-acid sequence MSGEKTMKQLQQEVDTYIGQFKEGYFQPMEMMARLTEELGELSREVMHEYGPKKKKSSEAENSIEEEMGDVLFVLICMANSMDIDLADAHDRVIDKFNNRDQNRWTRKDEQK is encoded by the coding sequence ATGAGCGGGGAAAAAACCATGAAACAGCTTCAGCAAGAGGTTGACACATACATTGGGCAATTCAAAGAAGGCTATTTTCAACCGATGGAAATGATGGCTCGTTTAACAGAAGAACTTGGTGAACTTTCTAGAGAAGTCATGCATGAATACGGTCCGAAAAAAAAGAAAAGTTCAGAGGCTGAAAACAGTATCGAAGAAGAAATGGGCGACGTTCTATTTGTTTTGATCTGTATGGCAAACTCTATGGACATCGATCTTGCGGATGCTCATGACCGAGTAATTGATAAATTTAACAATAGAGATCAAAATCGTTGGACACGAAAGGATGAACAAAAATGA
- the panD gene encoding aspartate 1-decarboxylase, translating into MLRMMLNSKIHRATVTEADLNYVGSITIDQDLLDAVGMLPNEKVHIVNNNNGARFETYIIAGERGSGVICVNGAAARLVQRGDIVIILSYAYVMNENARDHKPTVAIMDAENQIKEIIHYEPEATVM; encoded by the coding sequence ATGCTTAGAATGATGTTAAATTCAAAAATCCATCGCGCAACTGTAACAGAAGCCGATTTAAATTATGTAGGGAGCATTACCATTGACCAAGACTTACTTGATGCAGTTGGCATGTTGCCAAATGAAAAAGTTCATATTGTTAATAACAACAACGGTGCACGTTTTGAAACGTATATCATTGCAGGAGAACGCGGGAGCGGCGTTATTTGTGTTAACGGTGCAGCAGCCCGTCTAGTACAGCGTGGAGATATCGTGATTATTTTATCTTATGCTTATGTAATGAATGAAAACGCACGTGACCATAAACCAACTGTCGCCATTATGGATGCTGAAAACCAAATAAAAGAAATTATTCATTACGAACCTGAAGCAACTGTTATGTAA